The Fusarium poae strain DAOMC 252244 chromosome 2, whole genome shotgun sequence nucleotide sequence CAACCATCCCCACAGATCAATCTCACAATGAAAAGATCGCTACCTCAGGGCTTCGTTCAATCGATATCACCATTTCTGCTCAAGACCTCCAGCGCTTCGTGCGAGCTGGTGAGAAGCACAATGCCATCGGCAAGGCCACTTGGAAAGGAGACGCCCGCGGACGTCGCAGACTCGCTGGAGGTAACGTGGATGACGGATGGGCGTGGCGAGAGAAAACTTCTCCTGAGACGTCACCCTTCACCGACGCTCTGTCAAACTATTTGCATCACCATCTTGCACTGAAACTCTTTCACCCAGGTGTCCGTGTTACTCAGATAGCTTGTTCTGGGTTCGTGCTCAGTCAAGGTCGAGTCAAGATTCTTATGCTCAAAGAGGTCAATCCCAACCTCTCCCGCGCTGCTTGGTCATTTGTGGCGCAACTTGGACAAAGAGTTAGGGGTGAGCGGCTCCCGGAGGTGTTTTCGACACAGTTTGGTGGATGAAGCTACTCCAAAAGCAACGATGTGTTGGTCCCCTACGAAAGACTTGGCGCCGCCTTGACGGTATTGGCCGACGCGCCAGGAACCCGTTCTTTGTCCGTGCCCACACCAATTTTTGGCCAAGGTGACCATCATCGTTGATGAGTCGCAAGGCAGCGAATCAAGAACAAACAACAGAGCACCGACATACCACCGACCCGGACAGATGTCTGTGTCACGTTTTGTTGCGCAGAAAGATGTAACAGAGTTGTGCTTGTGACCGCAAACGATGCGGTTCCACCCCAGAAATCTGATTACGAGTGTAATGCCGTCTAGAGCAAATCTGTTCTCGAGGTTGAACTTCACCTTCTTGTTGGGATTTCTCATCGTGTGTCTTTGGCACAATATCCCAGTCCACAGTAGTGCCTGGGCCATCAAACGCATCTTGCTACTTGATAGTCTTGCACTTTTAGCCCCAGAGGGCTATGGGATTCATCTAATCTCGCCCTCGATCTTATGCTGTCAGCAATCCTTAAGCCTAGTGGAAGATGGTATGCTGATCAGAATTGGATTGGTGGGAGGGGCGAAATGTTGCAATCTGTCTGTGATAGCAGGGCAACAAGTTACAACATTAGAGACATGCCAACATTTTCTGTTTCGGAAACAAAGTTCTTTGCAATATGGAAAAATGTGCAGCGGCAGAGTACCAGCGTCTTTCTTGGCTGCTTTGAGCCAAATTAAAACATTGGGTCATCACAGGGCTGTGCTGTTCTGTGAAGGGTGGATGGAGATGACGGTCGAGACTATGTCACTTGGAATACTTTCTGCATGTCGTCGATCGTGCGTTTGGTTCACCAGAAAACAGGAACTCAAGAAATAAGTTGAGCTCACGGCAGCTTAATAAACACTTATCACGATGAACGACTCAACTCGTGGCTTGCCGCgggttgatgttgttgacgacAAACAAATTTAAATCAAGTGCTTGGACATGCGGTGTAAGATTGATGACCAGGTAGCTGACGAGGCTGCGACACCATTAAACCACACCACAAGGAGATCCCTGTCTCACATATAAGGCTCGGAATAAAGGTGAAAATAGAGCTGATGCCAAGATCTTAACTAGATATGCCGCAGACGATTACCGTCACATACAATGATAAAAAAAGGTGTCAGCTTCTGCCACATCATCAAATTTACTTGAGCCTCCACATTCAATTTTGCGGGGACTTTAGGATTTCAGACATGATCCTAAGCTGACATGGCGCATCGCAGACGTGGGAAGCTCTTTTGTCACAATGAAAACAAAGAAATGTACCAGGTTTTACGATTGCATGGTGTCATTTACAACTGACACCTGTGGTTCCCCGGTCTATATGGAACGGCACCATGATCCAAGCGTTATATGGCGTCTAAGTGGCTGAAGTgattgtctttgtcttcagAGTGTGACACGCGGAATTTGATTTCCTATCTTTGGATCATCCTTCTTTATGGCGCAATGGTCAAAAGCCTTACAAGCTAATCTTGTTTGTCCATTATTTGTCAGGCAAGCTGGACACGAGAAGGATCACCACGCAATCAGTATGGTACGGGTGTAAGCATGCACATGTGAGACAAAGCTGCACTACCTACTATTACCATCGCCACAGTTTCTGACAGCGTGGGCCAATGTGCAGACACTGTAGTGCATTGGCACTTGTACTGTTGCTGATGTAGTTCGCGGCTGTGTTGATACTTTGAAGGAATATCCCTCAGcttggatgaagaaggcgcAGAACTATCATGTCGACTCGGACCCCATCCAAAGCCACCCATGCCCGGACTCCAAGGTGCACACTTCCCGTGCAGGTTAGGATTTAGAAATGGGGAGTGGGCTACTTTGCTCAAGTCAAGGCTGGACTGTCCACCCGTTAAGTGAAAGAAAGAGGAAACCCCGTGCTCGCTGACTTTCTAGCACACAACTGTTCTTTTACTCGatctcatcctcgtcattctGTTCCTTGTTTCTCTCTTGCGTAGAGAATCAACCTATCGACTGTAAACAAGCATCAAGTTCAGCTTTCAAAAATGTCTGAAGCTCGCAGCCATTGGGGTCTCTCTTGCACCAACGGAGGACAGTTTTACATCtgcgaggatgatgataccCAATTTGTAGGCTGCTGTGTTAACGACCCTTGCGGGAAGAACAATGGCACCTGTCCAGATGGCGATTTGCGCGCCACGACTTTCGACTCTGACAGCTACTCCGATCTTCCATCACAAGACTGTGACAATTCACAGGGCGTCGACAACTGGTACACATGTGCCTTTACCAATCCGCCTTTCCTTGGATGCTGCAGTCAGAACGCTTGCACATCGGGTTGCCCAAGGGACAGACTAGTCCCAGCTAAATTGTCAGAGTCTGAGAATAACAGGCTGGATTTCCTCCATCCCAGGAGTGAAAAGACTACGAGCAGTGCTTCCGAGACGGCCTCTGCGACGGCTTCGAGTACATCTACTGCTAATGCGAACGATGATGAAGGCTTGAGCACAGGGGCTACTGCTGGTATCGCCGTGGGCGCTTCCGTCGGCGGGTTATTTGTACTGGCTCTTCTGGCTTGGCTGTTCTGGTTGAGACCCcgacagaagaagaagaacgaaAAGGCGCTTCAAGCAGCTTCAACTGCACCAGCACGTGGTCCAGCAGAAAACGATCATCCACAATCACCCATGAGCGGTCCCATCCACCAAGGTACATTCGCTACTCATTCTCCGATGAGTGGCTACCAACGTAAGCATGCTTGTACACGTCGGGTGACAGTATACTAACTTATTCCAGAATCATTCAACTCAACACCCACCGTCATGAACCCACATCATAGCGGCATCTCATCGAACGATCAGTTCCAAAAGTACTCGCCTCAATTCTCCCAGTCGGAAAGACCCCAGTCCTACGCGCAATTTTCAGACCACGGGAGCTATGCAAACAGCCCTGGCCTTCCGCCATACCAGCAACCGTACCAACAACCACACATGGTGCCTGTTCAGGAAATGGACGGTACTACAACGGTTCGCCAAGAGATGAGCGCTGGTCCGGAGCATCACATGCAGCGCAATCCAAGTATTGGTCCCGAGATATTGAACGTACAGCAGCCACAGCAGGAATCGAAATGAGATATGTGTGGTGAATGGGTTGAAGGTGAAtgggttgaagatggatgcAAATTTGGATAGAGTAACTACCTAATTCATAGTGTCAAAATATTTCGGAAGGGTACAGTTGTTCGTTGGGGGGTGCTGTTGGGTTGTACAAATTGTTGATGGTTGTACATTGCGACATTCATTCAATGGGCGTTTGTTTAGGGTCTGTTGCTTTGCTTTCTACATATTTACTTGTTTCATACATAATTCATAAAGATTGAATCTCAGACACGCCTATCTACCTAGGCATCAACGTCTACTCGCCATTTTCCGTCCTTGTGCGCGAGACTCTTTTCTCATGTaccatcatcaatcatcatTGTTGAGTTGACCTGCCCAGAGGATTCAAAAATGTGCAAATTATGACGAAGAGGCTGTTTCACAAAACAACTTGGATGACTGTTGTAGTTGGTGTGACTAGAGATATATCTGCTCGGAAGTTGGACTGGTGTTTTACGTATATTTTGACCCTTCCTAAAGCAAGCAATGTTGGACAAGACGAGGCTGACAATTGATCGAGATGTTGAACTATTTACCTGGTACTTGGGAATCGCAAATAAACACTCATATTCCACCATGTTTGAGGTGTCAAATGGTTGAGTTATTATTGTTGCTACACCCCAGAATTATGCATGACTGGCTATGTCATCCCGAGCTCCATACTGGCGCAGATCCAACCAAACAGAGCCAAATACTGGACACCCACAAGCCCCTGCTTGACGATTGCCCAGACTTTAGCAGCATGGAAATGTCCCTGTTTCGATAGGACATGACATAACCGCAAAAGGGAAAACGTCATGGGCATGTTAATGTTTAAAGATGTGTATAAAGAGGGAATGTTTTTTGGATTGAACAGATAATCAGTATCAGTTTTTGAAAATACTTGTCAAGACTAAATCATCACATTATTA carries:
- a CDS encoding hypothetical protein (TransMembrane:1 (o159-182i)); translated protein: MSEARSHWGLSCTNGGQFYICEDDDTQFVGCCVNDPCGKNNGTCPDGDLRATTFDSDSYSDLPSQDCDNSQGVDNWYTCAFTNPPFLGCCSQNACTSGCPRDRLVPAKLSESENNRLDFLHPRSEKTTSSASETASATASSTSTANANDDEGLSTGATAGIAVGASVGGLFVLALLAWLFWLRPRQKKKNEKALQAASTAPARGPAENDHPQSPMSGPIHQGTFATHSPMSGYQQSFNSTPTVMNPHHSGISSNDQFQKYSPQFSQSERPQSYAQFSDHGSYANSPGLPPYQQPYQQPHMVPVQEMDGTTTVRQEMSAGPEHHMQRNPSIGPEILNVQQPQQESK